A stretch of Streptococcus chenjunshii DNA encodes these proteins:
- a CDS encoding sensor histidine kinase: MFHGYRKNDILFYAALIFLVYPLGGVFWFNYPLWTVPFTFVFALSYIALIHIKDVYRKTIAALWFCTMAYIALMTCFLVEPSMMWYFFFQSNLLIWRFRDSIKSYRSMTFLFEIFGVSLYCFLQVSNSIGRIVIIVIPAFILILHYSQNRIRFESDLQTEVYRQNQYINLLTAENERSRIGRDLHDTLGHTFAMMTLKTELALRQLEQTKLEAVRKELTELHQISKDSMKEVRSLVDNLKYRTVEEELSVITEMFSFSDIDLTIDQRLNLQTLTPIIQSSITMILRELTTNVIKHAERARHCQIKLRKHQDAIVVEVSDDGCGFDRLTGQELRSIRERLQFVKGEAKIVSSQNPTVIRVSFEESNTKL, encoded by the coding sequence ATGTTTCATGGTTATCGAAAAAATGATATTCTTTTTTATGCTGCCCTTATATTTCTTGTTTATCCGCTTGGCGGTGTTTTCTGGTTTAACTACCCCTTGTGGACGGTGCCTTTTACCTTTGTTTTTGCTCTTTCTTATATCGCATTGATCCATATCAAGGATGTCTATCGAAAGACAATTGCGGCTCTTTGGTTTTGTACTATGGCTTATATTGCCTTAATGACCTGTTTTTTAGTTGAACCATCAATGATGTGGTATTTCTTTTTTCAAAGCAATCTTTTAATTTGGCGTTTTCGTGACAGCATTAAAAGTTACCGGAGTATGACCTTTCTGTTTGAAATTTTTGGAGTCAGTCTCTATTGTTTCCTTCAAGTTTCAAACTCTATCGGCCGGATTGTGATTATAGTGATTCCAGCTTTTATCCTTATTTTGCACTATTCCCAGAATCGTATCCGCTTTGAAAGCGATCTTCAAACCGAAGTTTACAGACAAAATCAGTATATTAATCTGTTGACTGCCGAAAACGAACGCAGCCGCATTGGACGTGATTTGCATGATACACTGGGACATACCTTTGCCATGATGACACTCAAGACAGAGCTGGCGCTGAGACAATTAGAACAGACTAAGCTGGAAGCAGTCCGCAAGGAGCTGACTGAACTTCATCAAATCAGTAAAGATTCAATGAAAGAGGTCCGCAGTCTGGTAGACAATCTAAAATACCGTACAGTAGAAGAAGAGCTGAGTGTTATTACTGAAATGTTTAGTTTTTCAGATATTGATTTGACAATAGACCAGAGGCTGAATCTGCAAACACTGACTCCCATTATCCAGTCCAGCATTACAATGATTTTGCGCGAACTGACAACTAATGTTATCAAACATGCTGAGAGAGCCCGGCACTGCCAGATTAAACTCAGAAAACATCAGGACGCTATTGTGGTTGAAGTCAGTGATGATGGCTGCGGTTTTGACCGTTTAACGGGACAGGAACTTCGTTCCATTAGGGAGCGTCTGCAGTTTGTAAAAGGTGAAGCAAAGATTGTTTCAAGTCAAAATCCGACCGTTATCAGAGTCAGCTTTGAAGAGTCAAACACGAAGCTGTAA
- a CDS encoding ABC transporter permease has translation MNTFKAILYQEYLINKRSLSNLFAGIGMPVAFFLLFSTIWGSDDSMSKEMAALSTQRYMLQMAAFSSLSFAFYSLPFAFQEDKAGHRFKNIQHSPVPMWQYYLSKILAVLVHFVLAIVVVFAVGHFAKGVSMSVTDWLASAGLLFMGAVCFMPFGALFVQISSAQTLAFVANIFYLGLAVLGGLWMPISTFPDLMQKLAKVTPTYHLNNLLISYFDGRFSFQSQLILLVYAAAVFLLALAIGKLREVN, from the coding sequence ATGAACACATTTAAAGCCATTTTGTATCAGGAATATCTGATTAATAAACGTTCTTTATCTAATCTGTTCGCGGGAATCGGCATGCCTGTTGCTTTCTTTTTGCTCTTTAGCACTATCTGGGGAAGTGATGACAGTATGTCTAAGGAAATGGCCGCTTTATCGACTCAGCGCTATATGCTGCAAATGGCCGCTTTTTCAAGCCTGAGCTTTGCTTTTTATTCCCTGCCTTTTGCCTTTCAGGAAGACAAGGCAGGCCACCGTTTCAAAAATATTCAGCACAGCCCGGTTCCTATGTGGCAATATTATCTCAGTAAAATTTTAGCAGTACTAGTCCATTTTGTTTTAGCTATTGTGGTCGTTTTTGCAGTCGGTCATTTTGCCAAGGGTGTCAGCATGTCTGTGACAGACTGGCTGGCTTCGGCTGGGCTGCTGTTTATGGGGGCAGTTTGTTTTATGCCTTTCGGTGCTCTTTTTGTACAGATCTCATCGGCTCAGACTCTGGCCTTTGTTGCTAATATTTTTTATCTGGGGTTAGCAGTACTTGGCGGTCTTTGGATGCCGATTTCGACTTTTCCGGATTTGATGCAAAAACTGGCTAAAGTGACTCCGACATACCATCTCAACAATCTTCTGATTTCTTATTTTGACGGCCGTTTTTCTTTTCAGTCTCAGCTGATACTGCTGGTTTATGCGGCAGCAGTCTTTCTGCTTGCTCTAGCAATCGGAAAGCTTCGTGAGGTGAATTGA
- a CDS encoding response regulator transcription factor, with protein sequence MKLLVAEDQFMLRDALCQLLLMEEDVDCVFQAADGLEAIAVLERETVDAAILDIEMPRKSGLDVLEWARANSNTKIIIVTTFKRIGYFQRAIKAGVDAYVLKDRSISQLMKTIHTVLEGHKEYSPELIENIISANNPLSAQEQKILSLIAKGKTSKEISQLLYLSDGTIRNYTSAIFNKLGVSNRVEAVKMAQEKEWI encoded by the coding sequence ATGAAATTATTAGTTGCTGAGGATCAGTTCATGCTGCGTGATGCTTTATGTCAGCTGCTTCTTATGGAAGAAGATGTTGACTGTGTCTTTCAGGCGGCAGATGGATTAGAAGCGATAGCTGTTTTGGAAAGAGAAACTGTAGATGCAGCAATTTTAGATATAGAGATGCCCCGGAAAAGCGGTTTAGATGTCTTAGAATGGGCGCGTGCCAACAGTAATACTAAAATTATTATTGTCACAACCTTTAAGCGGATTGGTTATTTTCAGCGAGCCATCAAAGCAGGTGTCGATGCCTATGTCCTCAAAGACCGATCCATTTCTCAGCTAATGAAAACCATTCATACTGTTTTAGAAGGACATAAGGAATATTCCCCTGAGCTGATAGAGAATATTATTTCAGCCAACAATCCGCTCAGTGCTCAGGAACAAAAAATTCTGAGTCTGATTGCCAAGGGTAAAACCAGCAAGGAAATTTCCCAATTGCTCTACCTTTCAGACGGGACGATCCGCAACTACACCTCGGCTATTTTTAATAAACTAGGTGTCAGCAACCGGGTTGAAGCTGTTAAAATGGCTCAAGAAAAGGAATGGATATAG
- a CDS encoding ABC transporter ATP-binding protein, translated as MNPVIKVSHLFKNFKNKKVLKDISFTVQQGECLALIGPNGSGKTVLLTCLLGDYLPTEGRISILGQSAQAQKLKEKVAVLFQDNLTEQKLKVSELLNFQKTIYSDPLSDTIISDLLDFTDQQKNQFADKLSGGQRRLLAFVQVLVGQPDIIFLDEPTAGMDTNTRQRFWVIVDDLKKAGKTIIYSSHYIEEVEHTADRILVLHEGKLLRDTTPHLMRTEEKEKVFTLPAAYRPFVEDQAVWNLTEKTGVISFTTKQPQMIWNHLQQAGCLIDDIEMTNRTLLDSIFENEIKERESV; from the coding sequence ATGAATCCGGTTATTAAGGTATCACATCTGTTTAAAAATTTTAAAAACAAAAAGGTGCTCAAGGATATTTCGTTTACGGTTCAGCAGGGAGAATGTTTAGCGCTTATCGGTCCGAACGGCTCCGGAAAGACTGTTCTGCTGACCTGTCTTTTAGGGGATTACCTTCCGACTGAAGGCCGTATTTCCATATTAGGACAGTCTGCTCAAGCACAGAAGCTAAAGGAAAAAGTAGCCGTTTTATTTCAGGATAATCTGACGGAACAAAAACTGAAGGTGTCTGAATTGTTGAATTTCCAAAAAACAATTTACAGCGACCCCCTGTCCGATACGATTATTTCTGATTTGCTGGACTTCACGGACCAGCAGAAAAACCAGTTCGCTGATAAACTTTCGGGCGGACAGCGGCGCTTACTGGCTTTTGTACAGGTACTTGTGGGCCAGCCTGATATTATTTTTTTGGATGAACCGACAGCCGGTATGGATACGAACACTCGACAGCGGTTTTGGGTTATTGTAGACGACTTAAAAAAGGCCGGCAAAACAATTATTTATTCCAGCCATTATATCGAAGAAGTGGAGCATACGGCAGACCGTATTTTAGTACTGCATGAAGGAAAGTTGCTGCGTGACACAACGCCCCATTTGATGCGAACGGAAGAAAAAGAAAAAGTCTTTACCTTACCTGCCGCTTACCGTCCTTTTGTTGAAGATCAAGCTGTTTGGAATTTGACAGAAAAAACAGGGGTTATTTCTTTTACAACTAAACAGCCTCAAATGATCTGGAATCACTTGCAGCAGGCAGGCTGCTTAATCGATGATATTGAAATGACAAATCGTACCTTGCTTGACAGTATTTTTGAGAATGAAATAAAGGAAAGAGAGTCGGTCTAA
- a CDS encoding pneumococcal-type histidine triad protein, with protein MERSKKRLALVSLFLTAHLILGACQTNHESKQEPLSQDKAAKQKLKQAEEITVVAEIQEDGYVMVHGNHYHVEKKAIPYNAKFLSKTLAPSDYQLEKKDIVTKLEKGYIVKIDEDFYYYPTDKKHKANVISIKEARKLTKYLKIEEHHVKKNKKNKKRKNKKKRQIEGIDKPTNDGFLLTDESQITAKTDSGIIVEHNGHSHFFFYSDLVGSKWAYLIPKNYKQATSHEAASRTSSFQNGAHDHYVFSPSDIVVEDANGYIVRHEDHYHYILKSSLTGYFQARPAPHQTLRQTVAPILSPPQGRQTDYLFPLTNPLVSDGSIGQPIPPLPSQPMGGRSGIDYPTSDGFIFDGNGIVGRTEIGLLVEHQGHIHIVTYGSLKGTKWEGLIEKSPKPNQPSSESKKPELPPQTKPNQESDLEAKRAYLAKSLNLPLSSIRVADRDNGKVFIYPHGDHEHAIAVDKISLNAPIEVPHAQDNPHAHQTIGMATLKTLGFDDDIIEDILHAQADTDFPGQETDPDKMKEWLKTVKSLNIGERPNPLERKGLDLMPNIEILGIGFTPIKDIYPLYQFKKLKHLWLTKTGISNYDFLKNIPTLEGIDISQNNVSDLSFLRNYPQLKSVSAAGNHISDISVLASLNHLESLNLDYNHITDLSALRGLSKLQAVSLEHNQITNLSPLSGKKDLKRLFVSHNPEINLNTLKAQSLEELTVNHNELADLTFIKQLPSLKNLNAEHNKLRSLAGLEEALSLKNLSVANNQISDLGLLGEQTSLTTLNLTHNQLQNLEGINRFRILDDIDASHNLLSTLVLSQTNRSIRYLNVSHNRIPQEELDLNEHNIPKVIADYFKSAEGGDISGNAAAPSTAEAGEQAEASPKTANELEILEDTEASDTKDLQNVLETVQAESADTASQADAANPVPYEEQNREKTAATDAKAEENPEASQPKQEAEPASSDEREDKDSKKLSEKTTDNAADEKEQTS; from the coding sequence ATGGAAAGGTCAAAAAAACGCTTAGCACTGGTCAGCTTATTTTTAACGGCCCATTTGATTTTAGGAGCTTGCCAGACAAATCATGAATCCAAACAGGAGCCCTTGTCCCAAGACAAAGCAGCTAAACAGAAGCTGAAGCAAGCTGAAGAGATTACAGTGGTTGCCGAAATTCAGGAAGACGGCTATGTAATGGTTCATGGAAACCATTATCATGTGGAGAAAAAAGCTATCCCTTATAATGCCAAGTTTCTTTCGAAAACATTAGCACCATCCGATTACCAATTGGAAAAAAAGGACATTGTCACTAAACTGGAAAAAGGCTATATTGTCAAAATTGATGAGGACTTTTACTATTATCCTACTGATAAAAAGCATAAAGCAAATGTGATCAGTATTAAAGAAGCTCGAAAACTGACTAAGTATCTCAAGATTGAAGAGCATCACGTCAAAAAAAATAAGAAAAACAAGAAGCGAAAAAATAAGAAAAAAAGGCAAATTGAGGGGATTGACAAGCCGACGAACGATGGTTTTCTTTTGACAGACGAGAGTCAAATTACAGCTAAAACAGACTCTGGAATAATAGTTGAGCATAACGGGCACAGCCACTTTTTCTTCTACTCAGATTTGGTGGGCAGCAAATGGGCTTATTTAATCCCCAAAAATTACAAACAAGCAACAAGCCACGAGGCTGCAAGCCGGACTTCTTCTTTTCAGAACGGAGCTCATGATCATTATGTCTTTAGCCCCAGCGATATTGTTGTTGAAGACGCCAATGGCTATATCGTAAGGCATGAAGACCACTACCACTATATCCTAAAAAGCAGCCTGACGGGTTATTTTCAGGCTAGACCAGCACCGCATCAAACATTGAGACAGACTGTGGCACCCATCCTGTCTCCTCCGCAAGGAAGGCAGACTGACTACTTATTTCCTTTAACCAATCCACTGGTATCCGATGGTTCAATTGGACAGCCAATACCACCTCTTCCCTCTCAACCTATGGGAGGGCGGTCAGGCATCGATTACCCAACAAGTGATGGTTTTATATTTGATGGAAACGGCATTGTCGGGCGAACAGAGATAGGACTGCTGGTTGAGCATCAAGGTCATATTCACATTGTTACCTATGGCAGTCTTAAAGGAACGAAATGGGAAGGCCTAATTGAGAAAAGTCCTAAACCAAATCAGCCAAGCAGCGAGTCCAAAAAGCCAGAACTCCCGCCTCAGACGAAACCTAATCAAGAATCGGATTTGGAAGCGAAGCGGGCTTATCTGGCAAAAAGTCTTAATCTGCCATTATCAAGCATTCGTGTAGCAGATAGGGATAATGGAAAAGTCTTTATTTATCCTCATGGCGACCATGAACACGCCATTGCTGTGGATAAAATTTCACTTAATGCGCCTATCGAAGTTCCTCATGCTCAGGATAATCCGCATGCTCACCAAACGATTGGTATGGCGACGCTGAAAACCTTAGGCTTTGATGATGATATTATTGAGGATATCTTACACGCTCAAGCAGACACAGACTTCCCCGGACAAGAGACCGATCCTGACAAAATGAAAGAATGGTTAAAAACTGTCAAGTCACTTAATATTGGTGAGCGGCCAAATCCTCTTGAACGAAAAGGCCTAGATTTGATGCCTAATATTGAGATCTTAGGCATTGGTTTTACCCCTATTAAAGACATTTATCCGCTCTATCAGTTTAAGAAGCTGAAGCACTTGTGGTTGACAAAAACCGGTATCAGCAATTATGATTTTTTGAAAAATATACCGACTTTAGAGGGAATAGATATTTCACAAAATAATGTCTCAGACCTCTCATTCTTAAGAAATTACCCGCAGTTAAAATCGGTATCAGCAGCCGGCAATCATATAAGCGACATCAGTGTTTTGGCAAGCCTGAATCACTTAGAATCGCTCAATCTTGACTATAATCATATCACTGATCTTAGCGCTTTAAGAGGACTATCCAAACTTCAGGCCGTCAGTTTAGAGCACAATCAAATCACCAATTTATCCCCTCTCAGTGGTAAGAAAGATTTAAAACGCCTCTTTGTGTCGCACAACCCTGAAATCAACCTTAATACATTAAAAGCCCAGTCACTGGAAGAATTAACAGTCAATCATAACGAATTGGCGGATTTGACTTTTATCAAACAGCTTCCTTCTCTAAAAAATTTGAACGCGGAACATAATAAACTTCGTTCACTGGCAGGATTGGAAGAGGCTCTTTCTTTGAAAAATTTATCAGTTGCCAATAACCAAATCAGTGATTTGGGATTATTGGGAGAGCAAACCAGTCTGACTACTCTGAATCTTACTCACAATCAATTGCAAAATCTGGAAGGAATCAATCGCTTTAGGATTTTAGATGATATTGATGCTTCTCACAATCTCCTCAGTACATTAGTACTCAGTCAGACCAACCGCTCTATTCGTTACTTAAATGTCAGTCATAACCGTATCCCACAAGAAGAATTGGATTTGAATGAGCACAATATACCAAAAGTGATTGCTGATTACTTTAAGTCAGCAGAGGGCGGCGATATCAGCGGAAATGCAGCAGCTCCTTCAACGGCTGAGGCAGGGGAACAGGCAGAGGCTTCTCCAAAAACAGCAAATGAGCTTGAAATCCTAGAAGATACTGAAGCCTCAGACACAAAGGACCTTCAAAACGTCTTAGAAACAGTTCAGGCAGAATCAGCCGACACCGCCTCACAGGCTGATGCAGCAAATCCGGTCCCCTATGAAGAACAAAACAGGGAAAAGACTGCGGCAACAGATGCCAAAGCGGAAGAAAATCCGGAAGCATCCCAGCCAAAACAGGAAGCAGAACCGGCCTCTTCTGATGAAAGGGAGGACAAAGATAGCAAGAAGCTTTCAGAAAAAACAACCGATAATGCAGCTGATGAAAAGGAACAGACTTCTTAA
- a CDS encoding permease yields MEKKTIHYKLELTPEIVRKLELADKIEAEWNTDGLFIKKRTAKQRSMLPNWVLAVFSLGAVLIFLALTVLLKVKQVPLSGDFSISGFLLVGGGFLATGFFTINFIFNRRAFLAGLKNRIFWRMLPVVVLAFTTILFVVLLGFAWLLGQLFKGVSFDQLTSALLVGIMIYTVTLLWSQLAEQIRATWLTTVFTVIMMTGVLLSMATNSSRQWWQINLSFLGTKAAENGWQFNMTLILSALVLVSLVDYLFVALGHHYGKDWKMTVLRLLLTFLALDLGAVGYFPNDGEWHHLHTQFAGYLIYIVILLIVSVPWLVPQVTKDFITTSYLIGAVLVALEIAFQFIGYLSLTAFEMSAFLLAFNWLLLLFSHLEKLILPERQKLQLKLTAE; encoded by the coding sequence ATGGAGAAAAAGACAATTCATTATAAACTGGAGTTAACACCGGAAATCGTCAGAAAGCTGGAACTGGCTGATAAAATAGAAGCAGAATGGAATACAGACGGACTGTTTATCAAAAAACGAACTGCAAAACAGCGTTCAATGCTGCCTAATTGGGTTTTGGCGGTTTTTAGTCTGGGAGCTGTCCTTATCTTTTTAGCGCTGACTGTTCTGCTGAAAGTTAAGCAGGTGCCTTTGAGCGGCGACTTTTCGATTTCGGGTTTCTTGCTTGTGGGCGGCGGTTTTTTAGCAACTGGTTTTTTTACAATTAATTTTATTTTTAATCGTCGGGCATTCTTAGCGGGTTTGAAAAACCGTATTTTTTGGCGGATGCTGCCGGTTGTTGTCCTTGCCTTCACGACAATTTTGTTTGTGGTTTTATTGGGGTTTGCCTGGCTGCTGGGACAGCTTTTTAAGGGAGTTTCGTTTGATCAGCTGACATCAGCCCTGCTTGTGGGGATTATGATTTATACGGTTACGCTTCTCTGGTCACAGCTGGCTGAGCAAATCAGAGCAACTTGGCTGACTACGGTATTCACGGTCATTATGATGACTGGTGTTTTGCTGTCTATGGCGACGAACAGTTCCAGACAGTGGTGGCAGATTAATTTGAGTTTTTTGGGGACTAAAGCCGCAGAAAACGGCTGGCAGTTCAATATGACTTTGATACTGTCTGCTCTTGTTTTAGTGTCTTTGGTGGATTACCTTTTTGTTGCCCTAGGCCATCATTATGGGAAAGACTGGAAAATGACTGTGCTGAGACTTTTGCTGACCTTTTTGGCTCTTGATTTAGGAGCTGTTGGCTACTTTCCTAATGACGGGGAGTGGCATCATCTGCATACACAGTTTGCCGGCTACTTAATTTATATTGTCATTCTTTTAATTGTCAGTGTCCCTTGGCTGGTACCGCAGGTCACCAAAGATTTTATCACCACTTCCTATCTTATTGGTGCTGTCTTAGTGGCTTTAGAAATCGCTTTTCAGTTTATAGGCTACCTGTCCTTAACTGCTTTTGAAATGTCCGCTTTTTTACTGGCTTTTAACTGGCTTCTCCTGCTGTTTAGCCATCTGGAAAAACTCATTCTCCCTGAGCGGCAGAAACTGCAGCTGAAACTGACAGCAGAGTAA
- the trpE gene encoding anthranilate synthase component I produces the protein MQKILNADVLTPILAYMRLKGEHKVILESIPREKANARFSIVAYNPVYEVRYEGGKLYLDDRVIDQDPFDFLSQLSIRETPANLPFTGGAVGFVGYDMISLYEDIGVVPKDHINTPDMHFFVYESYLVFDHKKEVIHVVEDNIYSKRSHDSMRQALGKTISDLQKQAVNEFSPQELHKLQFKAHLEKKTFEHMVEKAKELIRQGDMFQCVLSQRFSSAFHGDPLDYYRNLRVTNPSNYLYFYDFGSYQIIGASPESLVSVKDGLVTTNPIAGTRPRGQDDEEDRKLSEDLLADVKETAEHRMLVDLGRNDLGRISHIGSVRLSKYMDVEYFRYVMHLTSVVKGRLLSELTAIDALKSTLPAGTVSGAPKIRAMQRIYELEKEKRGVYAGAIGYLSASGDMDFAIAIRTMIIKDYKAYVQAGAGIVYDSIPEKEFYETLNKAKAMTKLGDEQ, from the coding sequence ATGCAGAAGATTTTAAATGCGGATGTTCTCACTCCCATTTTAGCTTATATGCGTCTGAAAGGAGAACATAAAGTTATTCTCGAGAGCATCCCCCGAGAGAAAGCAAACGCCCGCTTTTCTATCGTGGCTTACAATCCAGTATATGAGGTCAGATATGAGGGTGGAAAACTTTATTTGGATGACCGTGTTATAGATCAAGATCCATTTGATTTCTTGAGTCAGCTCAGCATTCGAGAAACACCTGCTAACTTGCCTTTCACGGGGGGAGCTGTCGGCTTTGTAGGCTATGACATGATTTCACTTTATGAGGATATCGGTGTCGTGCCCAAAGACCATATCAATACTCCTGATATGCATTTCTTTGTTTATGAATCGTACTTGGTTTTCGATCATAAAAAAGAAGTGATTCATGTGGTGGAGGACAATATTTATTCTAAGCGCAGCCATGACAGTATGCGTCAAGCTTTAGGAAAAACAATTTCGGATTTGCAAAAACAGGCAGTCAATGAATTTTCACCGCAAGAGCTGCATAAACTGCAGTTTAAAGCTCATCTTGAGAAAAAAACGTTTGAGCATATGGTAGAAAAAGCCAAAGAACTAATCCGTCAAGGGGATATGTTTCAATGCGTGCTAAGTCAGCGCTTTTCCAGCGCTTTTCATGGCGATCCGTTAGACTATTACAGAAATTTACGGGTGACCAATCCCTCCAACTATCTTTATTTTTATGATTTTGGCTCTTATCAGATTATTGGTGCCAGTCCAGAAAGTCTAGTTTCAGTTAAAGATGGTCTTGTAACAACCAATCCAATTGCCGGGACAAGGCCTCGCGGTCAAGATGACGAAGAAGACCGGAAACTGAGTGAAGATTTGCTGGCTGATGTTAAGGAAACAGCGGAGCATCGTATGCTGGTAGATCTTGGCCGCAATGATTTGGGGCGAATCTCTCACATTGGTTCTGTCCGCCTCAGTAAATATATGGATGTTGAATATTTCCGGTATGTTATGCACTTGACCAGTGTCGTCAAAGGCAGGCTTCTTTCTGAACTGACAGCCATTGATGCCCTCAAATCAACCTTACCGGCTGGTACTGTATCAGGAGCACCTAAAATTCGTGCCATGCAGCGGATTTATGAACTGGAAAAGGAGAAGCGCGGTGTCTATGCTGGCGCAATTGGCTATTTATCAGCCAGTGGCGATATGGATTTTGCGATTGCTATCCGCACCATGATTATCAAAGATTATAAGGCCTATGTGCAGGCGGGAGCGGGCATTGTCTATGACAGCATTCCTGAAAAAGAATTTTACGAAACCTTAAACAAAGCCAAGGCGATGACAAAACTGGGAGATGAGCAATGA